The Panicum hallii strain FIL2 chromosome 5, PHallii_v3.1, whole genome shotgun sequence genome contains the following window.
ATCAAGTTTGTAAGTCTTTGGTTTATATACCATCAAGACGTCCTGGACAAGTCACTTGTTAGTGTATTTCTTATGTAAGTGTTTCCTCTCATTTCAATATTACAGCTCAACTACTTATGTGCTTTCTCATCCCCTCTTTTTTTCGTGTAGGATGAAGTTGAAAGAATGCCGAAGAAAGGGGTACTATCACATCGGCTTCATGGAGCCGGATATTATAAACGAGAATAGTATAAACAGATGGCCAAATCGGACCGAGAATAATATATTCAGGACCTTGGATAGGCAGCATACTTGTATATTCATTCTATTGCCGTACAATTTTAAGTGAGTACTTCAACTCTGTTTTCATCCCTTCAATTTGATAATAAGTATATCCAACATTTAATCTATATATGTGTATCAATGGCTATCACTGGATCTTGCTCAGTATCGAGATTGATCGAGCCCGAGTTGTGGTGTTCGACAGAAAGAGGACGCCAATAACACAATATCAAAATTTCATAGACATCCCCAAAAGGTATGTGCTCGCTTTGTCAAAAAGCATATAGAAGTCGTAGACACGCCGTGTGATCTTTATATCAAGACAGAATTTCCGGTATGAATACAATTCGCAGATCTAGTATCATTTCTTTAAACACCATGAATATTTCATAACCCATCTATATACAGTGCATGAGAAAGGTGGAAGAAAACAACTTATGTGGCTATTAAGTATGTGAGTGGATCCACGACATTACCGGCCCAAAGAAAATGACGCAAAAAGATTTTGATGTACGTATCAAATTAATAATAATTTCTTGCATTTAATTACGTACATgtataaatttaaaataataaTGTTTGTATGTGACAACtttggaaaataaaagaaaacctcatcgaaccggaaagaatcaagattttcaagaaTCACTCCGTGGATTCCTAATGGATGAGGTGATAAATCCTGCCGATGAATTTTATGCCGATCATAGGATAATCCTGggtcaattggatgaaaacaagAAAGACGATGAATAGGAGTAATATTTAAGATACCTGTAATGATACAACTTACATGGCTACTTGCAATATTTGACTCCAAGTATAATATTTGAAGTGTATATAAActgtgtatatatataattaatatATATGTAATCTTTGCTACGAATATGAATGCTAGCTGTATGCTGACGGATACGGATAAAATATGAATATGAATACGAATTAAAactaaaataaaaaagaaaataaaaaataagcaaacaataaaaaaataaaCTTGTACCGGCCGGTAACACTAGCTGGTGATAAACTGCCGCCCTAACTGCCCTGCGTGGTGAGCAGTTTAGTACCGGCAGGTGTTACCGGCCGCTACTAAATGCATGCCACTTTAGTACTGCCCAGACTGCAACCGGCGGTGAACCGTACTAAATGGAGGTTGTCGTCCAGGTACTAATGCGCGGATCTATAGCTGTGGGATAGTTTATTATACAATCAATTGGATTATTAACCATTGGATCTGGAATCTAAAATTCAGATGTTCTCTCAGCCTTTTATATAATTTATGTTAGAAGTTATTTGTAGAAAAACTATATCTTTGGACACTCGCACCTGCTCTTTTTTTGAGGCGCGCATGCAACTCAAGATTCTACCACTTTAATCTTTGGCCAACATTTAATCTAAAAATATATTGATTGTACCATATAAATTTGATATCATTGGATTCATATATATTTAAAAACACATTTATATGATGTCAATTATGTAATCACGCATATTGTAAATATAAGATATTAATGGTCAAAGTATATTTTTTATATAATAGTCAAAGTATGACGTTGGATATGGCACCGGGTCAAAGCACGCCATAGAAAAAGGAAGAATGGAGTATTTAATGATATTGAATCCACTAGCGCACCACAAATaatttgtaaaaaaatatatgtcAAAATGGAAGTGGCAATTGTGAATTTGACGGTCAAAGTTCGAAATTTGCCAACATCTCCACAGTGGGTAGTAAAAGAGGACACTAGGTAGCAAAGCTGGCTGCTGGTCTAGCTACTACTACCACTACTTTTGCTGCTAGTCTGGCGGCCTCACTTGGTAACCTTTCGGAAGTAGCCAGTAGGGAGCACCATGGCCGCAGAGAATCATACGCATTTATGACACGTAGGGTAAGAGTGACGTACCAACAGAGATGTTGCGGTCAACAAGAGCACTTGATCACAGGCTCCAGGCATCAATCACATCAATCAAGCTGAACTGTTTGTTCTTTCTCTTTGAGAAATGAACTGTTGCGAAAACATAGCAGTGCATTGTCCAGCAGAAAGAAATGCAACAGCCGATAGACTCTTGCTCACATGTATTTTCACGTAAATCATAGCATGTATATGCCCGTTTGAGCCTGCAGACCTCAATACAAGATTAACCTGTATAAGCTTAATTATTAGAGGATGGACCATGATTATTAATGGCATACTTTAAATTTAACCACGCATACTGCAACGATTGTTTGTTAGTAGTACGTACTAATGTGATATACTCTGACATGCATCCGCTTAAGGCAGCTTAAGGCAAACGTTGCTATTTGTAATCTTGGGTGTGTTGGCAACGTAAGGCAGCtcttagttatatatagtgggTAAACATGTGTACAATCCGTTTAAAAATACCGGGGTTGAGTAGAACTGGATATTGAAATTTGGACAAGATGGATCGCCCAGAATTTCAACCCAATAATGCAAAATATCTAGATGAAACAAAGAGGGTCATAATTTGTTGTGTGGTGAGACGTTGTTGAATACTCTCTTGGATCCTAAATATTATAGTCATTTTGACTATCTCATTTATATATAACAAATATAAGCTGTCTATGCATTCGAGGTGTACCTTTCACGGTTTTTACCCACTCCTTTCCTGTTTAGTCCTCCTTACGTGCATTATTCTTTTTTGTACACTTCTAAATCAGTTTAGTTGTAGAATAAAGGGAAGAAGCTTGAAAAAGGTAGTAGGGGGAGTCAAATTATTGATATCCTTGATCCATGTGACCAATACTAAAACAACTTACTATGTTTAGGATGAAATGTAGTCGTATATACTACTATTTATGAGTCCATTTTCAAAATGCCATAACGAGTTAAGTAAAATCATGCGTATGGGATGGTGTGAGTGTGTGTATTAAGTGAGCACATGTTCAATTGAAATATTTTTATCTGTAGACACACGTACACCACCCTGTGAGGTACAGTACTATTTCCATCCTGGCATCACCACTCGATCGAGGCGTGTTTTTTGCTTATACCACATCAACGCAATTAGCATATTTCATTGACGTGTAGGACCAGATCCCATGCCACGCGTCATTGACGATCTTGGCGCTGCAAGCGCTAGTACGGATGAAAATTTCCCATCTACAATCTATGTAGTACTAAGGAAAGGGTAAAATAAAGATCGTGCTAGTTGCTAGAGTCGCACATACTTAAAAGTGCTCTAAGAAGCATCTGCATCTTTGTTTCTTCAAAACAACACTCGAAGATGGTGACATTATTTGAAAAGTGGTGGGACGCCACTAGCTAGAACGGCATCCTGCTTCCCTCATTATTGGCCGCATTTTCGAAATCTAGGACACGGTGAAACAGTAGTACGTACTCAGCCAGTTGTTGCTGTCCAAGACAAGAGCAGTTTTATTTTACACCAGACATGCATGCTTAAATTAAGTGTGGACACACTGTACATGCATACGTCGGAAAATACTTGCAGATACCTCGCATGCGTGCAAATCGAGCAATATAAGATCTACCTCTGTCAGCAGTTTCTTCAATCTGTCAACAGCAAGCACATAGATATTTTAAACAACTGATTTTTATATCTAAGGACCCCCTTATAAACAATCTTTCAAAAAAGAGCCCCCTATAATAAACAATATGTTCCGACTGTAAGTGATCTGAATGAGGTTTTGATTAGAGCTAAGACTTGACTTCTGAGCTAAATTAGCTTGCAACGCTTGTTCTGAACTATATGTCTAAAACCAAAAAAGTAGATAATGTACTCACAAGTATACCAATTAACTGGCCTGGTTCTGAGTTTCTTTTCATCTCTCTGCCTGCTTCTAGTCTTGCAACGTATCACATGTTACGCATGTGATTGGTATTGCAAGGGAGCTATATCCTCCCGACCTCCCCCCGTTCTCTCTCATGCACTTACACTAGTTCGACTCTTAGTGAAAAATACCGATAGACATTAACACGGTCTGCAAACATAACAATGACTGCTGTAGATTTTGTTATAATATATTTATAACACTTAGAAGAAAGTAtatcttttgcaaaataactTCCAATATAAATCTACTTATACTCTCTCCGTCCTAAAAAAAAGTCATTCTAGAAATTTACTACTAGACAGTAATTAACCACTGCTCGCGTGCGAGTACACGAGATATACGGAAACTTTTGAAGCCCTTTAGTACTCAACACTACTCTTCTATAGAGTAGTATATGATTTCTTTTCGGTAGTTCTGTTCCACTGAATATATGGAATGCAGGATTCAGAAGAGAAATCAGGTGCCTTGTGCGTATCAGTGCATGTGCAGCAGTAATATAGAAGCAACCAAACAGATCGATGCCATCTCGCCCAGCCACCGGGGGCGGGCGGGGCACCCCATGGACCATTGCTACCCATGCCCATGTCCCTGCAGGCCCCCCGGCCTCTGCCCCTGCGCACCCCACACCAAAAGGCGTTTACCACTTGCAGGGGATGGAGAATCCCATGGCTCCCTCAACTTTCCCATCACATCAATCAatcagcaggcagcaggcagcaggcagcaggcagcaggccatccatccatccaccttcctgctggtgctgctggctgctgcaaAAGCTCACACAGTCCACAGGCCGGTGTAGGAGGCTAGCAGCTCATGCTACTCCTCACCACAGACACTGTAGCTGTAGCGCCCCGCTTTGTCCTGTGAACTAGAACTACACTACTCACCTTTTGGTATCGGGCATATTGTTGCTTTGGATTGTTACTGGATTTGATGGCTCCCCCTTCTTGCCATTGATGCTTGACCTGACCTCCGGCTCCAAACAGGCACAGCGAGTATCATAGTAGAAAGCTAATGACTTGAGCTGGTGTCTGATCTGATGATGTCCCTGCTAATAATTATTACTACCAACAGGGAGAAGGAAGGAGTTTATTAATTTGTGTGATCAATGGCAGAGGATCGGAGAGACACGGACACTGCGTGCACAGAGATGACACAGAGTATAACAACGTTATCGTGCAGAGGTGAATCTATCACACTACTctatgagatatatatatatatatatatatatatatatgtaagaTAATTTTTTGTATGTGATCTTGAGCCGGCGGCAACTTCCTAACATGATTTTGCCCCCAATCAGGAGAATCTTGCCGAAAACAAAACCCATAATATGTCAGAAACTCGCTCCTTTTTTTGTTTTTGAAAACAGACCGATCAAAGGTCTGGGTACCACTTTTGTATTTACCTAGCTTTTCTTCTACTGAATTACTGCTGGAACGAAGGAGgaattctttttcttcttttgagATGGCGTTGTGGGTAGCAGATGTCTCGTATTTTGTTGCCAAATATAATGCCAAGGCGCGCGCTCTCTCCGATCCTGCAAGATATTTGTGCTGATGAACTTTTGAAAAAGTTCATGTTGCATTTGTGTCTGTGCATGATGTGGATTGGGGTGCAATTAGCGGTTCACTGGTTTAGTTTGGCAGCTAAATTTGGCATGCAGCTTTTTTAATAATATCTTAGCATGCATGGCAAGTTTGTCCTTATTAGACCAGATCGCAGAGCTAGCTATATGCTCTTAAGTCGAGATTTACTCTGACAATTTGCGTCTGCTTGAGTAAAGGCAGCAAGAGAGAAGTCGctttcttaattaatattgctCGCTCGTGTGATGGCATGGGGTCATTCTTAATTGCAGATGTAGACATGCAATGGCAGTCATCAGATGCAAGGGTCAAGACATCCGCAAGTTCATATATACTTAATCGAAACTCATGGTTGGAAATTTTTGCAAGTTTCTAGAGAGCTCGGTACATGTTTGTAGGCGTCGTCCTTTGCGGAGAGTAAGCATTGCGCGCGGCATGGCTGCGGATGCATTCAGGCATCATGCACGCATGTTACTAACAACTTAACATGTGGACTAGCTAGCGCGTGCGGAATAGTGCTCGTCTCCGTAGTGGCTCCCTGCGCGCATATGCGTGGTCGCTTTGTACACTTACGTATGCGTACTGGGCCCAAGGTTACTTTGGCTCTGTGCATGCATTAACATGCATCTGCACCATGTATCTAATGCATGCAGAACGCTGCTTGCTAAATACATACTAGCGGAAATAGCGCGACAGACAAATCAATTCATGTTGGCATAAGCACGTTAGTACAAACATCCAGGCATGCAGTGACCAGACACGGACTAATAAACAAATGCATCGCGTCGAGTAATGATCAAAAACGCCTAGCTGGTGGCCTGTTGCTTAATCTATGTCAACATACAGATATTGCCAGATATATATGGGAGTTACAGTAGTTAAATCCATGTAAGCTACGTACGTCATTATATTACCTACACGACTTGCTACTTTGCAGGCTATAAAAAAGAATTGATGCCACCGATTATAAAAAGAACTGCAGCCTATTTCTGAATGTAATCTGGAGGGGAAAGAGCGAGTACGTCTTCCTTTTGTTGGCTTTGATTTCAGTAGATACTATACGAGGCATGTTCAGTTCAGTAAAAATTTCGATCCTCCCAAAGAAAGAGAAAGGGTAAAGAGTAACAACTTTGAGCAGAGATCGATCGCTTAAATTTCTCACCTTTGGGATTTGGGTTTGCTTCAAGATTACTGTCCCAGTTGGGAACCGTGGTGGAGAGACAGTGTTATCCGGCGGCCAGCTGATTATTAGGACACGTACGTTGCGTCCACGGAATGATTGTCCAAAGCACTGTTATAAATGTCTGAAGCAGTATGGAGAATGGCTGtcctaaaaaaataaaatagtagaATCTTTCAACCATCGAAATACAAAAATAATACAAGACCATGTTTGAGCCATTTGAAACGAATGGCTCAGGGCGTGGAGAAAGATCGTTGCAACGTTTTCACCTTCTTCCTGGTAGGACTTCACCACACGACCTACTCATTGAACTCCTCACGCACCAATGCTTCCCAAGAATACCCCAAATTAAAACTCTCCATCATTCGGTTTAGCCGCCCCAAAACCTAAGTCGGTGCCATAGAGATGAAGGAAACACGAGATCCGTCAAATCGAGCTATATGTATGACATATATATATCGAATCTCGGTTAGGGTTTACCCACCTAGTGCATGGTAGGATATGGTTTATATCATAGCGAAGCGGCACCGACACCCTAGAGGAGAAGCACCAAGACGAGGAATGGGGAAAAGGATTGAATAGGAGGAAGAGGATAGGATATCaacgctgcggcggcggcgtatATACGTGGTGAAATGTAGGGTTTGACCTAGGCTACTAGGTCGGGATCCACAGCGTGTGAGGAAAACGGTCTTGATCCAACGGCTAGAAAATCGACCGACTCTTTTACAAACCACCCAGGTTACTATAGATAATATCCCAAAACGGATGGAGAATTGTGGTGACCCAAGAGGATACAGAAAGGCCCAAAACAGTCTGATCCTTGTGTGTTGGGCTTCTGGTGCCGGGCCGGGCCATCACTGAACCGACTAATCGAAATGATCCAGGACTCttcctcttctcctcctcctccttcacaTGGAGTGTCTGGGACGAGCTCGCCCGCGTGGCCTGCTGATCTAGGCCGGGTCGTCGCATCGCATTGATGGACGCGGGACAAGAGCGATGGGGCCCTCATAAAAGTCGCAAGGGCACAGTGAAATGAATGCCGTGGACAAACACCAAAAAAAGGTGTCCCTAGAGGATTAGTGCTTGATTGACTGGATAGAACCCAGCGAGCTCAGCTGTGAGGCCACGGAGATCGATGGATGGATTCAGCAACACAGGAAAGGTCACACGTACAGGTGTTGCCGACGCGAGGGGTGCGTCAGGGGTGACGCGCAGCGGCCGGGGGGATTCGAATCCCCGGGCCCCTAGCTACCTCGGTCAGCTTATCGCCCAAGCTATAGCTATAGGtagcgtcgccgtcgccgtcgctgtCGCCGTGGAGAGATAGATATCCGATCCGATCCCCAGGCCGGCCGGCAGCGCGGCACACTTGTGCCGCCGCTCGCTGGCGACCACCGCGCGCCACACGCTCCGGGCCGGGATCGGAGTCGCCGTCGGCCGGCGGAGCGGACGATGCATGCATGGCTGCCATCGATCTCCACATTCTTCCAGATGATACCCCAGATGCAGCGCACTGCACCCCACCGCTGGCGTGTCCAGCGATATCTGCTGCTGATGAGCCCGCGCCGAGATATTTCAAGGGCCCTTTTATTTTGGTTTCCCGGGTAACCCGGCAGCCCCGGCCCCTGCCCGCGCGTGGAGCATCACTATCTCACCAACTATTATACTATCACACCAACTGAACAATGTAGGATCTTTTTTGAAACGCAAGATTCCCGAAATTTTGGGATAGGAAAGATGTATGATTCGAGTTGGATGTCAGTTGCAATCCTACGGAAATTTAAAATGCAGGAAATGTGCTAATGAAACGTCTGGATACAATATATATAAAGTAGGAAATACAccagaatttgaatttgaagagGGAGGTAGACATAACCAGTTGCAAAGCAAATTGGAGAAAAGCTAGGGTTGCAGTTGCAAGAGGGGGAAAAAAGGAAATGCACTATTTCATCGGATGGTATGGCCACGCCGCGCTTGCTTAAAAGCACCGGCCGTTATCTGATCAGGACCGCCCATCAACACGAGAATCACACCCTTCACACCGCCATGTATGTACGTAGATTATTTTCGTTCTTTTGCGAGGATATACGTGGATTATTCTTTCCTAGAAAAGGCAAGAAAGCAACGTAACATCCATAGTAAATATATACAGCGTACCAAAATGGATAAGTTGCACTCCTTATAGTTGAACATGTTTACTGGCTTACCGCTGGAGCCGAGTCTCAAACTCACGTATTTTTCGTATTTATAATGGATTTGTTTTAATTTTATGAAAGTAGCTTTATTTTGGCATTTACAGTTTCTAAATATCCAAAAAAGAATAAAATTATGATTATGTATACTAAAAAAACAAAAGGTTTGGCTTGGAATTGTTGGTTCCAGCGCCGGTAAAAATCTGGCGAGTGCCGACGTGGATGTCCAAGCCAGCATGAAGAGCGCCTACCACGGGGGCCGGGCCCTACCACGCCGGAGCCGAATCAGCACGGGCTACCCACCTGGGCTGCCGGGCGAACGGGAGCGCGCGACGTCGCCGCCTCCACTCCACTCCACCGGCCGGTCAAATCCCCGACCTTACTTCTACTGCTGCCGCCGCGTCGTGTTCGCGCGCCTCCCTTTCCCGCGTCCCAGAGCGCGGGATAATATCCTCCCCGCCGCCTCCTCTGCCGGAACGCAGGCAGCTTCACCTCACCTTCCAACCGCCCGCGGGCGCGACGCTGACCGCATCGCCATCGTCGGGGTCCGGCCGACCAGCGCCACCCGACAAAGCCACGCCGCTGgcaccccctcccctcttctcccCCTTCAGCTAGCTATCCACTCGCCCAATCGCCTCCTCCCTTCCGCCGCTGCAGCGCAGCAGGTGAGCCGGCGCGTGGTCGTAGCAACTGCagcggcgccgtcgccggcggccggTCGATAGATGAAGGTGCTCTGCTCCGCGTGCGAGGCGGCCGAGGCGCGCGTGCTCTGCTGCGCCGACGAGGCCGCCCTCTGCGCGCTCTGCGACCGCGACGTGCACGCCGCCAACCGCCTCGCCGGCAAGCACCACCGCCTGCCGCTCCAGccgcccgctgccgcctccGTGCCCGGCTGCGACATATGCCAGGTACGCAGGGGAATGTTCTagcaccttcctgatcagaATCTCGGGTGAAAAAAAAGGAAGATATTTTTTCTTGTTTGGCGAATTGGCGCCACGGAGCACCGGCCTGACGGCTGACGAGTGTCCCCTGTTCTGCTCTCGCCAGGAGTCCCACGCCTACTTCTTCTGCGTCGAGGACCGCGCGCTGCTCTGCCGGAGCTGCGACGTCGCCGTGCACACGGCCAACGCCTTCGTCTCCGGCCACCGAAGGTTCCTCCTCACCGGCGTCCAGGTCGGCCTGCAGCCTGACGCCCAGGAGCCGGCGCCGGATCCCCCgaacgccgcctccgccgcagcAGCACCAGCTCCCCTGCCAACACCGCCGTCCGCCAAGAAGGCGCGCAGCAGCCCGGCGCCGCTGTACAGCGACGACGACATCGACTGGGCGATCGGCGGCCCGGACGTCGGCATCGCCGGGAACCTGCCGGACTGGTCGGTCGTCGACGAGCAGTTCAGCGCTCCGGTGCCGAGGCCCGCGGAGCCGCTTGTGACCAGGACCCCATCCAAGCGGAGCCCCCGGCGGCCGGTCCAGGGCTGCCTTGCAGGGGGCATGCCGGACTGGACGCTGGACGAGTTCTTCGGCTTCTCGGATTTCAACCCCGGCCTCGGCTTCACCGAGAATGGCACGTCCAAGGTCAGTACTCAATTACTCATATTCTTTCAGTAAAGCTCTGAAAAAGCTCGCGATTTTTTTATTTATCTCGTTGCATGCACACACTTTTTGCTACCAATTTTGAAAATTTTCTGCTACCAATTTTGAATAAAAAACACTCGTTGGTTGCAATTCAGTTGTTTTTTAGCCAAAAGGTCGGGAGTTTATTTAAAAAATTGTAGCTTGTAGTACAGAGTTTATCTTGTTGCTCTTTGTGCTTCCCTGAAAATCTGAAAGCTGGGGCAAATGGATTTCTGAACATCTGAGGCACACTGTTGCTAGTCCAACCTGACGACGATGCTCCATCCAATTTGGCAGGCTGACAGCGGGAAGCTCGGGAGCACCGAgagctcgccggccggccggtcgtcGTCCGTCTCGGCGCAGGATTTCTTCGGGCAGGTGCCGGAGTTCCACCAGTGGTCCGTGCCGGAGCTCCCCTCCCCGCCCACGGCCTCGGGCCTCCACTGGCAGGGCGGCCCGCGacacggcgccgccgccgccgacaccGCCGCGGTGTCCGTGCCGGACATCTCCTCCCCGGAGAACCCCTTCCGCTgcttcgccgccggcgccggccagaCGCAGCCGGCGCCCGCGAAGCGCCGGAGATGATGTTAACGTGAGAAAATAGGAGTACTGGAGTTGTGTGGTGTAGGCTTGCAAGAAACAGGAACTTGTGGGTTAGTTGTACTTCCATGGTGAGAAGTCGGTAGCTCGTAGGGCAAGTGAAGAGCTAGCTGCTGCTACCTAGCAAGGCAGCACATGATGAGAGTGAGGATTGCTTGGAGAAGATGAAGCAGACCAGACAGAGATGTAGCAACTACTAGTTCCTAGCTGTTGAACCTGATTGACTAGGGGATCTGTGTAACTCTGTGTATGTTGGTTTTGTTAGCTCGAGCTGTCAGAAAAGGTAAAGATGAAAAATAAAGTGGATCCGCTGGGCTGTCACGAGGGGTAATCATGAGATGCATAAGCACCAACTGACAGACACCGTCATCCGTTAATTGTGGTTTGGTGAGGTCTACAACGCACTAATTCGTGAATTGACATGGCAAACCACTCCACAGCACAAGCGGGTAAGAAACTAAGGATCAAGACACTTCATTCGTACTCATCAGAAAAATTGGCCTTATTAGTAAAACGAGACGAAAAAGGGTCCAAACAAGAACTCGAAATAGAATTGGCCCAGGACAGAGAAACAAACACGGGCCTGCGAAACATGTGCTAGCTAGATAGCCCATACTATATAGGAGGCGAAAAGGCCCAAACAAGCGCCCAGAACGCAAGACATGAATGGGGCAGGAAAAATAGAATCGGCCACGGGAAGCAGAATTAGGGGAGAAATGCTCAAATGGGAACTTTAAGTTAAAAACAAAATTTGGCCAAAGGTGGGAACAAACAACCCGCATTGAGAAAAATTTCCCATGGTTGGATCATAGCATCTCTAACCTTTCCGTGCATCATCGTTGCCAACAAAGACGCAATGAATTGCCTTCTTCTCGAATTTACTCCTTAGGTGATCATGCAAAATGCATGGCAAACATAGCTAAATACTTTGAGATGCTTGATCATTGGCCTCACCTTCCACAGCAGCTCATGAGGTGACATGAATCCTATCTTGGGTTGAGGCTGCCCAGGTGAGACATAGGTCATTGTTGTCCTCATACACTAGGCCCACAACGTTTCAGGTATGTTCTTGGCGTGGAAAACACTTCGACAACTTTCAGCAAGATGACAATTCTTCTGCTCCTCCGCTCCATTTTATCGTGGAGTGTTGTTGAGGCAAGTCAATGTCCTTGTCATTTTGTTCTCTTTAAGATAAATAGTAAACTCATTTGATCAATAACCTCTGCCATTATCATTGCGGTGGAGGCATTGAACTTTATGTTGAGTTCACTATATCTTCGCCGTGAACTCTTTCAACTTTGTGAAAGGCTCAATATatattctctctctctctctctataatgTAAATCTAAACGTGCTTTAAGAAGTAGTCAAACTCACCATGTGCCTTATCCCTTCTAGCTATTTGCTTGACTGGGCCAAAAATATCTGAGGGTGTTAGCTCCATCAACGTCTTTCACTGATTCTTTTGACTCCTTGTGTGGTAGTTAAT
Protein-coding sequences here:
- the LOC112895306 gene encoding B-box zinc finger protein 22-like yields the protein MKVLCSACEAAEARVLCCADEAALCALCDRDVHAANRLAGKHHRLPLQPPAAASVPGCDICQESHAYFFCVEDRALLCRSCDVAVHTANAFVSGHRRFLLTGVQVGLQPDAQEPAPDPPNAASAAAAPAPLPTPPSAKKARSSPAPLYSDDDIDWAIGGPDVGIAGNLPDWSVVDEQFSAPVPRPAEPLVTRTPSKRSPRRPVQGCLAGGMPDWTLDEFFGFSDFNPGLGFTENGTSKADSGKLGSTESSPAGRSSSVSAQDFFGQVPEFHQWSVPELPSPPTASGLHWQGGPRHGAAAADTAAVSVPDISSPENPFRCFAAGAGQTQPAPAKRRR